The following proteins come from a genomic window of Lachnoclostridium phytofermentans ISDg:
- a CDS encoding DEAD/DEAH box helicase, translating into MNKVQVNINELENNIILMGAIGELCKNRFAYLYLRGTLKAQIENSIIKIPLNEEKSSVMLEKISSMLKKYGFEAEHAEEAEKIILDFYEEEDKFNLFSKKALEIRNNNCEHEEFKAFIEVLSKNINNRSLYELQLLSAYHLAFSQNACNFSVPGAGKTSIVYGAYAYLKNLDLNDNKKIDRILIIGPLSSFGPWEQEYEECFGTRTTTKRLISSLKKQDKIDYLYSNNTSEITLISYASVATVCDALIWFLKNNKVMVVLDEAHKIKNTSGGQSADAVLKLAPFCKSRVILTGTPSPNGYDDLYNLFKFIWPSKNVMGFQINQLKDMSSKPNDVRVSRLISSIAPYFIRIKKSDLNLPSVKIHSPIEVEMGEFQQRIYDLIEKKYIESIIENKEDDLNDKFKKQLVAAKMIRLMQAATNPTLLRMPLKEFLYDEDLSIDLLKNFDDTDLLKQILDYKDNEIPAKFIEVKKLVDSIISDGGKVVIWASFVKNIHDLKLYLENNGIKCQELYGAIPVEQEDMNSDNDTLTREKIVRDFQKENSEFKVIIANPFAVAESISLHKSCHNAIYLERTFNAAHYMQSKDRIHRYGLKAGIETNYYYILSKDSIDEIIHERLNLKERRMTEIMESMPIPLFDNVSEDLGDADVKAMIKDYVRRTKKI; encoded by the coding sequence ATGAACAAAGTACAAGTCAATATTAATGAATTAGAAAATAATATTATTTTGATGGGAGCAATTGGTGAATTATGTAAAAATCGCTTCGCGTATCTATATCTTAGAGGAACATTAAAAGCTCAAATTGAAAATAGTATCATTAAGATTCCACTTAATGAGGAAAAGAGCTCGGTTATGCTTGAAAAAATATCAAGTATGTTAAAAAAATATGGATTTGAAGCTGAACATGCTGAAGAAGCTGAAAAAATAATACTAGATTTTTATGAGGAAGAAGACAAATTCAATCTTTTTTCAAAAAAAGCACTAGAAATTAGAAATAATAATTGTGAGCATGAAGAATTTAAAGCGTTTATTGAAGTGCTTAGCAAAAATATAAACAACAGGTCTTTATATGAGCTTCAATTATTGTCAGCATATCATTTAGCTTTTTCGCAAAATGCATGTAATTTTTCTGTGCCAGGAGCGGGAAAAACTAGTATTGTATATGGAGCATATGCATATCTAAAGAATTTAGACTTAAACGATAATAAGAAGATTGATAGAATATTAATAATTGGACCATTAAGCTCATTTGGTCCATGGGAACAAGAATATGAAGAGTGCTTTGGGACAAGAACCACAACAAAGAGGTTGATAAGTTCTTTAAAAAAACAAGATAAAATCGATTATTTATATTCTAATAATACATCGGAGATTACGCTAATTTCTTATGCATCTGTTGCAACGGTCTGTGATGCTTTAATTTGGTTTTTGAAAAATAATAAAGTAATGGTAGTATTAGACGAGGCACATAAAATTAAGAATACATCTGGTGGACAAAGTGCAGATGCTGTGTTAAAGTTGGCTCCATTTTGCAAATCAAGAGTTATTTTAACTGGAACACCTTCACCAAATGGATACGATGATTTATATAATTTATTCAAATTTATTTGGCCTTCAAAAAATGTAATGGGATTTCAGATAAATCAACTAAAAGATATGTCAAGCAAACCTAATGATGTTAGGGTATCAAGGTTGATTTCGTCAATAGCGCCTTATTTTATACGTATTAAAAAGAGTGATTTAAATCTTCCATCTGTTAAAATTCATAGTCCAATTGAGGTTGAAATGGGAGAATTTCAACAAAGGATTTATGATTTAATTGAAAAAAAGTATATTGAATCAATTATTGAAAATAAAGAAGATGATTTAAATGACAAATTTAAGAAACAATTAGTTGCAGCAAAAATGATTAGACTGATGCAGGCTGCGACAAATCCAACTTTATTAAGAATGCCATTAAAAGAATTCTTGTATGATGAAGATTTGTCTATAGATTTACTAAAGAATTTCGATGATACTGACTTGCTAAAGCAGATTTTGGATTATAAAGATAATGAAATACCAGCAAAGTTTATTGAAGTTAAGAAATTGGTGGATAGTATCATTAGCGACGGTGGTAAAGTTGTTATATGGGCAAGTTTTGTTAAAAATATTCATGATCTTAAATTGTATCTTGAAAATAATGGGATTAAATGTCAAGAACTATACGGTGCAATACCAGTTGAACAGGAAGATATGAATTCAGATAATGATACTTTAACTAGAGAAAAAATAGTAAGAGATTTTCAAAAAGAGAATAGTGAATTTAAAGTTATTATTGCGAATCCGTTTGCTGTAGCAGAATCAATTTCATTACACAAATCATGTCATAATGCTATTTATTTGGAAAGGACTTTTAATGCAGCTCATTATATGCAATCGAAAGATAGAATTCATAGGTATGGATTAAAGGCTGGAATAGAAACTAACTATTATTATATTTTGTCTAAAGATTCTATCGATGAAATTATTCATGAAAGACTTAATTTAAAAGAACGACGGATGACAGAAATCATGGAAAGTATGCCAATTCCATTGTTTGATAATGTTTCTGAAGATTTAGGGGATGCCGATGTGAAAGCGATGATTAAAGATTATGTTAGAAGAACTAAAAAAATATAA
- a CDS encoding DNA cytosine methyltransferase — translation MKVADFFCGAGGFSEGFRQAGFDIVFAVDKWLPAVNTYKANKPMVNVIQDDVIRISNLPDEEFEKLVPDTEVIIGSPPCVAFSNSNKSGKGDKTLGIQLLEAYLRIVARKKFKKNSILKYWVLENVPNIQKYIKKCYSAADLNLEGNFKLNTRCESAKVYNAKYFGAPTNRKRFLCGDFPAIIETKNDNNLVTLGDILKSLGTPLSGEKKEIIDYNYNDLILPVEDVTDHQYIYKLQRFEWETAKRLKEDRGYMGKMTFPENLNKPARTVMATMSTSSREAMILGYGSDEYRLPTVREAASLMSFPIDYRFYGNSIGVKYTLVGNAVPPKLSYAVGKSIMLDSNQNVPLHYIRIKHDEEIGFINLNYTEITEKKERKKKDNAKFKYHIPYLINCAYRVELTNYHSAFEKNRYTWSVELHYSQGKKNAACYTPRINEKLIPSDIRNYVQNFVNEYSGKLCSFSDFQKRFCMPKEARKDLMGPYELLNDIRKFMDEKVLPLTTSFLKIEIKTNGKIISVPLDIYIGYYLLKLCIGEMRR, via the coding sequence ATGAAAGTTGCGGATTTTTTTTGTGGAGCAGGTGGTTTTTCGGAAGGATTTAGACAAGCAGGTTTTGATATTGTATTTGCGGTTGATAAGTGGTTGCCTGCGGTTAATACATATAAAGCTAATAAACCAATGGTAAATGTTATACAAGATGATGTAATTAGGATATCGAATCTTCCGGATGAAGAATTTGAAAAATTAGTACCAGATACAGAAGTTATTATTGGTTCTCCACCGTGTGTAGCTTTCTCTAATTCAAATAAGTCGGGAAAAGGTGATAAAACTTTAGGAATTCAACTTTTAGAAGCTTATTTAAGAATTGTGGCAAGAAAAAAGTTTAAAAAAAATTCAATATTAAAATATTGGGTATTGGAAAATGTTCCCAATATACAAAAATACATAAAGAAGTGCTATAGTGCAGCTGATTTAAATTTAGAAGGGAACTTTAAACTTAATACAAGATGTGAATCAGCTAAAGTATATAATGCCAAGTATTTTGGGGCTCCTACAAATCGAAAAAGGTTTTTATGCGGTGATTTTCCAGCAATTATCGAAACTAAAAATGATAATAATTTAGTGACTCTTGGTGATATTTTAAAAAGTTTAGGGACTCCTTTGAGTGGTGAAAAAAAAGAGATTATTGATTATAACTATAATGATTTAATTTTACCAGTTGAAGATGTAACGGATCATCAATATATTTATAAATTACAAAGATTTGAGTGGGAAACGGCAAAAAGATTGAAAGAAGATAGAGGCTATATGGGGAAAATGACTTTTCCAGAAAACCTTAATAAACCTGCAAGGACTGTAATGGCTACAATGTCAACAAGTTCAAGAGAAGCTATGATTTTAGGATATGGAAGCGACGAATATAGATTACCAACAGTTAGAGAAGCTGCATCTCTAATGAGTTTTCCAATTGATTATCGTTTTTATGGTAATAGTATTGGTGTAAAATACACATTGGTTGGGAATGCAGTTCCTCCTAAACTATCGTATGCCGTAGGAAAATCAATAATGTTAGATTCTAACCAAAATGTTCCATTACACTATATTAGAATTAAACATGATGAGGAAATTGGGTTTATTAATTTAAATTATACAGAAATAACGGAAAAGAAAGAGCGAAAGAAAAAGGATAATGCAAAATTTAAATACCACATCCCATACCTGATAAATTGTGCATATAGAGTAGAGCTTACCAATTATCATTCTGCATTTGAAAAGAATAGATATACTTGGAGTGTTGAATTACATTATAGTCAGGGGAAAAAGAATGCTGCCTGTTATACACCTAGAATTAACGAAAAATTAATACCTAGCGATATAAGAAATTATGTGCAAAACTTTGTAAATGAGTACTCGGGAAAGTTGTGTAGTTTTAGTGACTTCCAGAAACGGTTTTGTATGCCAAAAGAAGCTAGAAAAGATCTAATGGGTCCATATGAATTATTAAATGATATCAGAAAATTTATGGATGAAAAGGTTTTGCCACTTACAACATCATTTTTAAAGATTGAGATAAAGACAAACGGAAAAATAATTTCTGTTCCATTAGATATTTATATCGGTTATTATTTATTAAAACTTTGCATAGGGGAGATGAGGAGGTAA
- the metA gene encoding homoserine O-acetyltransferase MetA, which yields MPIKVQNDLPAKKILEEENIFMMDEKRAMHQDIRPLKIAILNLMPLKEDTEVQLLRSLSNTPLQVDITFLTTDTYVGKNTATSHLEQFYLTHEDVKNRRFDGLIITGAPVEQMEFEEVAYWNELKKIMEWSKTHVTSTLHLCWGAQAGLYYHYGIKKYPLPDKMFGIFEHKLLNRKEPLVRGFDDVFLAPHSRHTETSREEILQNSDLTILAESEEAGVLIVMGGDGKHIFVMGHPEYDRITLDNEYKRDVNKGLEIQLPKNYYPSDDSMQRPNLSWRAHANALYTNWLNYYVYQVTPYEL from the coding sequence ATGCCAATTAAAGTTCAAAATGATTTACCTGCAAAGAAAATTCTAGAAGAAGAGAATATATTCATGATGGATGAAAAGCGAGCGATGCATCAGGATATACGTCCACTTAAAATAGCAATCTTAAATCTAATGCCATTAAAGGAAGATACCGAAGTTCAATTACTTCGTAGCTTAAGTAATACACCGCTTCAGGTTGATATCACATTTTTAACCACTGATACCTATGTAGGAAAGAATACCGCTACGAGCCATCTTGAGCAGTTCTATCTAACTCATGAGGATGTGAAAAATAGACGTTTTGACGGTTTAATCATTACTGGCGCTCCTGTGGAACAGATGGAATTTGAAGAGGTTGCTTATTGGAATGAGCTTAAAAAAATTATGGAATGGTCGAAAACACATGTAACTTCGACACTTCATCTTTGCTGGGGAGCGCAAGCTGGACTTTATTATCATTATGGAATTAAGAAATATCCTCTTCCTGATAAAATGTTTGGAATCTTTGAACATAAACTATTAAATAGAAAAGAACCATTAGTGAGAGGATTTGATGATGTATTCCTAGCCCCTCACTCCCGCCATACGGAAACCTCCAGAGAAGAGATCTTACAAAACTCTGACCTTACGATTCTTGCAGAATCGGAGGAAGCTGGAGTACTTATTGTGATGGGGGGAGATGGAAAACATATCTTTGTGATGGGGCACCCAGAGTATGACCGAATAACCTTGGATAATGAGTATAAGAGGGATGTAAATAAAGGTTTAGAGATTCAGTTACCTAAGAATTATTATCCTAGTGATGATTCGATGCAAAGACCAAATCTTTCTTGGAGAGCGCATGCGAATGCGTTGTATACGAATTGGTTGAATTATTATGTATATCAGGTTACGCCGTATGAGCTTTAG
- the ligA gene encoding NAD-dependent DNA ligase LigA, with amino-acid sequence MQGKKQRITQLTELLDEAARVYEQEDREIMSNFEYDKLYDELKKLEEETGIVLAGSPTRKVGYEILSELPKERHESAMLSLDKTKEVPALIDWLGNKEGILSWKMDGLTIVLTYRNGELVKAVTRGNGEVGEVVTNNAKVFKNLPLTIPYEGELIIRGEAVIRYSDFEMINAQIPDADAKYKNPRNLCSGSVRQLNNAITAKRNVNFFAFALIRMDEMNRFKTMMEQFNWLKELGFDVVEEKLVTAENMAETMEYFESHIITNDFPSDGLVLFFNDIAYGESLGRTSKFPRNGIAFKWRDEIKETTLQEIEWSASRTGLINPVAIFEPVELEGTTVSRASLHNISIMEGLELGLGDKVTVYKANMIIPQIADNLTRSGHLPIPKTCPVCGGDTMIKQDSDVKSLYCMNPECLAKKIKSFTHFVSRDAMNIEGLSEATIEKLIAKGLIKELADIFHVKDFKEEITTMEGFGEKSFRNLVDSVEKARTPILAKFIYSLGIANVGLANAKLICKEFGYDFNKVSNATVDELTQIPQIGYVIAEAFVSYFQKPENKLIIEDLLKEITFEKEEAAGGSEKLKGLTFVITGSVEHFTNRNEVKDVIEQHGGKVTGSVTAKTNYLINNDNTSSSSKNKKARELGIPVITEEEFIQLLNEA; translated from the coding sequence ATGCAGGGAAAAAAACAACGTATCACCCAATTAACCGAACTTCTTGACGAGGCAGCAAGAGTCTATGAGCAGGAAGACCGGGAAATCATGAGCAATTTTGAGTATGATAAATTGTATGATGAGTTAAAAAAGCTTGAAGAAGAAACTGGAATTGTCTTAGCAGGAAGTCCGACTAGAAAAGTTGGTTATGAAATATTAAGCGAGTTACCAAAGGAGCGTCACGAGTCTGCGATGCTTTCTCTTGATAAGACAAAAGAAGTACCAGCTTTAATTGATTGGCTTGGTAATAAAGAAGGAATTCTTTCCTGGAAGATGGATGGTCTCACCATTGTTTTAACTTATCGAAATGGTGAGTTAGTAAAAGCTGTAACAAGAGGAAATGGTGAAGTAGGAGAAGTTGTAACGAACAATGCAAAGGTATTTAAAAATCTTCCACTAACAATTCCATATGAAGGTGAACTGATTATCCGAGGAGAAGCAGTAATTCGTTACTCGGATTTTGAAATGATAAATGCACAAATCCCGGACGCAGATGCAAAATATAAGAACCCAAGAAATCTTTGTAGCGGTTCTGTACGACAGTTAAATAACGCGATAACAGCAAAGCGTAATGTTAATTTCTTCGCATTTGCTCTTATACGAATGGATGAGATGAATCGTTTCAAAACGATGATGGAGCAATTCAACTGGTTAAAAGAGCTAGGATTTGATGTGGTGGAAGAAAAACTTGTAACCGCAGAGAATATGGCAGAAACGATGGAGTATTTTGAAAGCCATATTATCACGAATGATTTTCCATCAGATGGTCTAGTGCTATTTTTTAATGATATTGCATATGGTGAATCACTTGGAAGAACTTCGAAGTTCCCAAGAAACGGAATAGCATTTAAATGGAGAGATGAAATTAAGGAAACTACCTTACAAGAAATTGAATGGAGTGCTTCAAGAACAGGACTGATCAATCCAGTCGCTATCTTTGAGCCTGTAGAATTAGAAGGAACAACAGTTAGTCGTGCGAGCCTTCATAATATCAGCATTATGGAGGGACTAGAGCTTGGATTAGGTGATAAGGTAACGGTTTATAAAGCAAACATGATTATACCGCAAATTGCAGATAACCTAACAAGAAGTGGACATTTACCAATACCAAAGACTTGTCCGGTTTGCGGTGGGGATACGATGATAAAACAAGATAGCGATGTGAAGTCATTGTACTGTATGAATCCAGAGTGTCTTGCAAAGAAAATAAAGTCTTTTACCCATTTTGTAAGCCGTGATGCTATGAATATTGAAGGTCTATCAGAGGCTACCATAGAGAAATTGATTGCAAAAGGGCTTATCAAGGAACTAGCAGACATTTTTCACGTGAAAGATTTTAAAGAAGAGATTACAACCATGGAGGGCTTTGGCGAGAAGTCATTCCGAAATCTTGTAGACTCTGTGGAAAAAGCGAGAACGCCAATTTTAGCTAAATTTATATATAGCTTAGGCATAGCAAATGTTGGATTAGCAAATGCGAAACTGATTTGTAAAGAGTTTGGTTATGATTTTAATAAAGTATCAAATGCTACGGTTGATGAGCTTACACAGATACCACAGATCGGTTATGTCATAGCAGAAGCATTTGTGTCTTATTTTCAAAAACCGGAAAATAAACTTATTATAGAAGATTTATTAAAGGAAATAACATTTGAAAAAGAAGAGGCAGCAGGGGGTTCTGAAAAACTAAAAGGACTTACCTTTGTTATCACTGGTTCTGTAGAACATTTTACAAATCGAAATGAAGTAAAGGATGTAATCGAACAGCACGGGGGAAAAGTGACTGGTTCTGTTACAGCGAAAACTAATTATCTGATTAACAACGATAATACTTCAAGTTCATCGAAAAATAAGAAAGCAAGAGAGCTTGGAATTCCTGTTATTACAGAAGAAGAATTCATACAATTACTAAACGAAGCATAA
- the rluF gene encoding 23S rRNA pseudouridine(2604) synthase RluF: protein MAKVTKRSFDTEETGEKAVRINKYLSESGICSRREADTRIAKGEVTIDGEVAVMGSKVLPGQKVVLGKKEVSREEKMVLIAFHKPKGIVCTTEKREPDNIIDYIKYSQRIYPIGRLDKDSEGLIFLTNNGDIVNKILRAGNHHEKEYIVTVNKPITAAFLKGMAGGVPILDTVTKPCTLEAIDKVTFRIILTQGLNRQIRRMCEHFDYKVTKLVRIRIMNVNLGRLKVGGYRNLTDKELEGIKEQIELSNNEALNLEPDDEFPIERVNVANIAKTHGNNVATGKRRTKDKYFAEKKDDKKRSDATRNKAEVNKFASKNKSEGNKFGSKNSSEGNKFGSKNSFEGNKFGSKNSSEGNKFGSKNSFEGNKFGSKNSSEGNKFDSKNSSGVNKLGSKNSSGVNKFGSKNSSEGNKFSSKNSSEGNKFGAKNRSEDKRFVSKIKSEDNKFASRGKTEQPRSYSKGNASSNRFATKKSDYKR from the coding sequence ATGGCGAAGGTTACAAAACGATCATTTGATACAGAAGAGACGGGAGAGAAAGCTGTCCGTATTAATAAATATCTTAGTGAATCTGGAATCTGTTCTCGTAGAGAAGCAGACACTAGAATAGCAAAAGGCGAGGTTACCATTGATGGCGAAGTTGCTGTGATGGGAAGCAAAGTATTACCAGGGCAGAAGGTTGTGCTTGGTAAGAAAGAAGTAAGTAGAGAAGAAAAGATGGTTCTTATTGCATTTCATAAACCAAAGGGTATCGTGTGTACGACAGAGAAAAGGGAACCAGATAATATTATAGACTATATTAAATACAGTCAGCGTATTTATCCAATCGGAAGACTTGATAAAGATTCCGAAGGCCTTATCTTCTTAACGAATAATGGTGATATCGTTAATAAAATCCTGCGTGCGGGAAATCATCACGAAAAAGAATACATCGTAACAGTAAATAAACCGATTACTGCTGCATTTTTAAAAGGAATGGCAGGAGGAGTACCAATCCTTGATACAGTAACCAAACCTTGTACATTAGAGGCAATTGATAAGGTTACGTTCAGAATTATCTTAACACAAGGATTGAATCGTCAGATTCGTCGTATGTGCGAACATTTTGATTATAAGGTTACTAAACTAGTACGTATACGAATTATGAATGTTAATCTTGGAAGGCTAAAAGTTGGTGGATATCGTAACTTAACGGATAAAGAGCTTGAGGGAATAAAGGAACAAATTGAGTTATCAAACAATGAAGCCTTAAATTTAGAACCAGATGATGAATTCCCAATTGAAAGAGTGAACGTGGCAAATATAGCTAAGACACACGGTAACAATGTAGCTACTGGAAAGAGAAGAACGAAAGATAAATACTTCGCAGAAAAGAAAGATGATAAGAAAAGAAGCGATGCTACAAGAAATAAAGCAGAGGTAAATAAATTCGCTTCAAAGAATAAATCAGAAGGAAATAAGTTTGGATCAAAGAATAGCTCAGAGGGAAATAAGTTTGGATCAAAGAATAGCTTTGAGGGAAATAAGTTTGGTTCAAAGAATAGCTCAGAAGGAAATAAGTTTGGCTCAAAGAATAGCTTTGAGGGAAATAAGTTTGGTTCAAAGAATAGCTCAGAAGGAAATAAGTTTGATTCAAAGAATAGTTCTGGGGTAAATAAGCTTGGTTCAAAGAATAGTTCTGGGGTAAATAAGTTTGGTTCAAAGAATAGCTCAGAAGGAAATAAGTTTAGTTCAAAGAATAGTTCAGAGGGGAATAAGTTTGGCGCAAAGAACAGATCTGAGGATAAAAGGTTCGTTTCTAAGATCAAATCAGAGGATAATAAGTTCGCATCAAGAGGCAAAACAGAGCAGCCTAGGAGCTACTCAAAGGGAAATGCAAGTAGTAATCGGTTTGCAACTAAGAAATCAGATTACAAAAGGTAA